A segment of the Nitrospina gracilis 3/211 genome:
GGGTACGTCATTTATGCGGGTCAGGGCGGCCTCAAAAAGTCCATATTCCGCATCGCCAACATGGGCGATATCCAGACCGGGGAATTTCAGCGCCTGCTGGAGGTGTTGAAAACCTGCCTCGCCAAATCGCCCTCGTTACGGGACTGATTCATGGAACTGTACGAGGTGATGAAAGAGTACGTCCGGTCACAGGGCGTGGCTCCGGCACATGAACTACCGACACCGGAACTCGGCAAAAGCCTGGCGCTGTTCCATTCGTGCCTGATGGAATCCGGACTCGAGTACGTGGAGTTCCCCGACGGAAGAAAACTGATTTCCTCACCGATGGAGATCAATCTGTCGCACCTGAGCCGGTTTGTTGTGGGTTTCCTTCCATTCAATTCCATTTCCACCAAAACCGAAACCAACGAAGTGCTGTTCGATCTGTATTCATTTTTCCGCTGGATGGACAAACGCGACCTCAACCACGGGCTGCAGGGCATCCAGTTGGACGCGGTCATCCTGAAACTGACCGAATCGCAGGACCGGTGTTTGAAACTCAGCCACCACCTGGACGAAGCCACTGGGGACACCCTCAAGGAAATCACCCACATTGTCGAAACCATCAACGACATATTCTGTGTCACCAAGATCGACCACGACTTCATCCATTTGCAGGGGCAGAACCACGATGACCCCATCCGCGTGCGCCTTCCGCTGGACATTGTGGGGCTCATCCACCTGAAAGACAGTCTCGACCTGGTGGTGGGTGACACCTCGGACCGCTGGGTGATCCTCGAAGCCGGACAGGTTTACCCCGAACTGGGGCAGGGGGAGGGTTCCGCCCCCTCCGCACCCGCAGGTTAAAAGACGGAATAAACGGGCTTTTCCCCACCTCCCCCACCCTGCCGGCAGACCAAACTTTTCTTGAAAATCGGGGGGAAATGATTTTAAAACACGCACTACGCGTGAACCGGGCTCACCGCCTCATTTTGATTCCAACCCCAGAATTACCGGGATACAGCACACTATGACCGCCAACATCAATCTCGAAGACATGAACTGGATCGCCATCTCGCCGGAACTGATCCTGATGGCGACGTCGTTCCTGCTGTTATTGATGGGTCTGAAAAAAGCATTCAACGAAAACTCGTATCTGGCCAAGGCGGCCACCGCGGGCATCGTCACCGCCCTTCTGCTGTCATGCTATTTGTGGATCGGGGCTCCCACCGTTGCCGACGGAGCGGACCCGGAAATGTTCAGCCGGGCGCTGATAAACGACCGCTTCTCGCAGACTTTCAACCTGATTTTTCTGGTGATGTCGCTGTTCGCCATCATCGCTTCGTTCCGCTACCCGAAGCCCGACCACCAGAACAAGGCTGAATACTTTTCGCTGTTGCTCATGGCCGTGGTGGGAATGATGTTTCTCGCCAAGTCCGGCAACCTGATCACCGCGTTCATCTCGCTTGAAATCTTCTCTATTTCGCTCTACATCTTATGCGGGTTCAATGCCAAGCACGGCACAGGGCGCGAACAGCCAGGCGACGTGGACAACTTGCCGTGGGAGACGGTGGCGTCGCAGGAGTCCACCGTCAAATACCTGCTGATCGGCGCGTTCGCCTCCGCCATCCTGGTGTACGGCATGGCCCTCATGTATGCGGGTACCGGGACCACGGAAATCCGCCTCATTGGCAAGCTGTTGCAAGAAAACCCCTACACGCACAATCCGCTGGTGTACATCGGCATGGCGCTCATGTTCTGCGGACTGGCATTCAAAGTCTCGCTGGTACCGTTCCATTCATGGACGCCGGATGTGTACCAGGGCGCGCCGACACCGATCACGGGCTTCATGTCGGTCGCCACCAAGGCTGCGGCGTTCGCACTGATCGCGAGAGTGTTTTACATCGCCCTTCCGGAGTTGCAGGAAATCTGGATGCCGTTCCTGTTCGGCGTTTCGGTGATCACCATGCTGGTGGGAAACATCGCCGCCATTTTTCAGGACGACGTCAAACGCATGCTGGCGTATTCCGGCGTGGCCCATGCCGGGTACCTGCTGATCGGCATTGTCGCCAACAGCCAGGACGGCGTGGCGAGCATCATCTTCTACCTGGCCGTGTATCTGTTCATGAACGTCGGCGCTTTCGCCGTGGTCTTCATGGTGGAAGGCGAAGGCAAGGGATCGAATTCCATTTACCGCTTCAAAGGACTTGCCAAGCGGAACCCGCTGATGGCCGCGGCGATGAGCCTGTTCATGTTGTCGCTGGCCGGGTTCCCTCCCACTGCTGGTTTTTTCGGCAAGCTCTACGTCTTCGTCGCCGCCATCAAGCAGGATTATGTCCTGATCACGGTGCTTGCGGTGCTGGCCAGCATGATCGCCGTTTACTTCTACCTGCGGATCATTGTGATGATGTACTTCCACGAAAGCGAGCCGGAAACCGAAGTGGTGAGCAACCGCGGCATGACCGCACTCGTCACCGTCAGTTCCGCCGCCATTCTGGTGATGGGTATCTTCCCCTCCACCTTCATGCAGCTGGCCCTCTCGGCAATTCCCTCAATTCCGCATTGATCGGGACCATTCAAGAACTTACCTTCCTTCGCCGTTAAGTCTTGCAGGCCCATAGGATACCTGCGATTCTAAAGTCATGAACCGATTTCTGACGGTGTGCGTCGTCCTGCTTGCCATTGCGGCGTCCGCCTGCAACGATTCCCACACGCAATACCAGCGGCGCATAGCCGAGTACGCGTCGCGCCTGCAAACCGATCCGCAGGACGCCGACGCCCATTTCCAGCTGGGCATCGCCTACCTTTCCATGGGCAACTGGAAGGCCGGGGCGAGTCATTTGAAAGATACGATCCGCCTCAACAAAAACCACACTCAGGCGTTGCGCGACCTGGGCTGGGCCCTGTACCAAATGGGAGACCTCGCCGCCGCAGAAAAATGGTTGAGGCAATCGTACCGGTTGAATGCCAAGGACCCGAAAACCGTCGCCAACCTGGGAGCGGTGCTGATCGCCCGGGAAAGGTATTCCGCTGCGGTAGCGGTGCTGGACAACAGCGTCCCGGGCGGGGACCCGGCCCATTTCCAGATTCACAACAACCTCGCCATCGCCTATCGGCATCTGGGAGAGAAAACCAAAGCCGCGAATCAACTGCGGATCGCCTCGCGTCTGGCCCCGAACGTTGCCAGGGTCCACAGCAATCTCGGTGCATTGTATGAAGCATTGAATATGGATGAAGACGCGTTTCAAAAATACAATCTGGCTCTGCGTCTCGATCCGGAGGAACCGATCGCGCATTACAACCTCGGCGCCTATTACGCACGGCGTGGCAACAAGCTGCTGGCCCTCGGACACATGCACGAAGCACAGCGGCTGAACCCATCAGACGCGACCATCCGGATCGGTCTCGGCCGCGCTTTCGCCGACCTCAGGAAATACGACAAGGCGCTGGAGCATTATGAGGCCTCGCTTCGCTACCGCCCCGGAAATGCCGACACGTACCTTGAAATGGCGGAGTTGTACCACCTCAACCAGCAGGCGGAGAAAGCGGTGGAATCGTACGAACTCGCCATCAGTCTCGACCCCGACCGGCCCCAGGCGTATTACAAGCTGGCTTTGTTGTACGATCAGTTGGAAGTGGGGAAAAGTGCACTGCTGTACATGGCAGTGGCCGAAAAGGAGTATTTACAGCAGGACAAACGGAAAGAGGCCGATACCAGCCGCCAGAACCTGCGCGTGTTCGCGCGCAAATACCAGTATGGCGACCGCGCACTGAAACGCCTGCTCAAGCGGCACGATCTGAACAGAAATCCGGTCAACGCTCGAGGATGAAGGTCACCGGACCGTCGTTGTGGATTTCCACCTTCATGTCGGCGGCGAACCTGCCTTCCTGCACGCTCAATCCGGTGGTCATGAACCGGTCCACGAACAGGCGATAAAGCCGTTTCGCTTCTTCCGGAGGGGCGGCGTTGTCGAACCCCGGCCGCCGTCCCCGTGAACAATCCCCCGCGAGGGTGAACTGCGACACCACCAGCACCTCGCCCTGGATATCGACACACGACCGGTTCATTTTGCCCACCTCATCCTGAAAGATGCGCAGGTTGGCGGCCTTCTCCACCAGCCATTCAACCGCCGCGTCAGTGTCGCCCTTTTCCGCCCCAAACAAAATCATGAGCCCGCTTCCGATACGCGCGATCTCAAATCCATCCACCGAGACGGCCGAAGCCAAAACCCTCTGCACAACCAGTTTCATGGAATAAAAGAAAAAAGATTGATCAATGGGCGCGGAAGAACCGCTGGTCGGTTCCGCCGGGACCGATCAGTACACGCACCTCGCGGGAACAACGCGGGCAACGTCCTTCATACGCGTTGCCGTCCTTGTTGAGGTAAATCCGGCGGTACACGTTGCAACATTCGAATAATATGCCGAGAAACTTTTTCTTTTTTGTTCGGGAGTCATGATCCATCAAATCCCCAATCCTGGAACCGGAAAGCGAAATGGTTCCAACACGGTTCCCGTACTCACCGCCCGCGCAATTGATCCAGCGCCCGAACCTTGGACGCCTTGAACGCGCTGTGCGGAATGCGCAGGGCTTTGGTGATGCGCCGAATTTCCTCGGATTCCTCGTGCGAAATAGTGCCGTCCGCCGCCGCCACGGCAAAGAAACAATCCACCGTAGCCACACGGTCGTTGTACGAATAGAGCTTGTTGAACTCCCGCGTCACCTCGTCGAAGTCATAGCCCCGCTCAGCCTGTTCGGAAACCACTACCAGCAATAAATCCAGTTCCTTCGGAGTGAACTCGAAACGTTTTTTCAATTCCGCCTTGAGCGCCTTTTTTTCTTCTTCCCGAAAGTCTTCATCCACGTGCGCCACAGATGCCAGCAAGGTGCCAAGCAGGCAAATGAAATACAGGTCGTCATCGGGGATTCGCCCTTTTTTCAAGCTGCCGTTGGATTTCAACTCGATGCTTTTCAAAATCTGGTTGCGGAAATACTGATGAAGTTCCGGATTCTTTTCGTAAGCGGGCTGGAAAATGGTGCTCTCGAAAAAATTGCGGATCTTGCCCACAGTGCGCTTGGTGATCGACGATTTTTTGAGATGCTTTGCAAAAGTTACCAGCAGTTCGCGTTCCTCGTCCTTTAATTTTTTGTCGGCGGACGCCATTTCCTCCATGACTTTCACCACCCGCTCCCGTTCCTGACCGGAACCGAACTCATGCGACAATTTCACCAGCAGCCGATCCTGCTCCTCTTTTGAAACCGGGGATAACAGATACGGTTTCAGGCTGTTCATTTCCTTATCCGTGAGGTGAAACTTGCGATAAAACCGCTTCAGGATATTTTTTTCGGATTCGCTCATTTCCCCATCAGCCCAGGCAATGGCGGCAAGCGTTTTCAGGAGGGTCATGTTTTTAACGGTAGCCATATCGCACTCTCTGTTTTGAAAGGTGTCACTTAAAGCTGTTTATCCACAAATGGCCACGGCCGTTCTCACGAACGATGCCAAATATATCCAAATGTCCGTCGTTGTTGACGTCCGCGAACGTCAATTCTTTAAAATGCAGGTTGGCGGGAAGGCGTTTTGCCCCTTCACTTAAAAAGCGCCACTTACCCAGGCCACGCTGGTAGTGAATTCCCTCCCGGCTCAATATAATGATATCAGGAATTGAGTCCGCATTGGCATCGAGCAGGTAAACAGCACGGGACGGGTAACCCGGGAAAGCGCGCAGGGGTCCTTTGCGAAAATATCCGTGTCCGTTGTTCACGAGCACATAACTATACTCGTTTTCATACGAACGAGAACGCGGATCGATCTCCTCGTTGACCACCAGGAGGTCGTTGTCGCCATCCATGTCGAAGTCTGCCCAGTCGGCGAAATTGCTTTTACTGCGGAGGAACGGGACCAGTTCGCTGGTGCGGTCCGTAAACTGGCCCAGTCCGTTGTTTAGCAGCAGGCGGTTGCGTCCGGTGTCGTAAACAAGGAAGATGTCGATCACCCGGTCGCCGTCATAATCCGCGAACGAGGTTCCGCGAATGCCAGCAGGCAGTGGCGGCATGAGCAGTTGGGTCGCGTCGCGAAACTGCGCGCGGCCGTTGTTCAAAAGGAACTGCACCTGATGCGGGTCCGGCTCCCCCCGGTTGAGCACATGGTGCCCGGTGAAAAACAGATCGACATTGCCGTCCTGGTCCACATCCACCAGGTCCACACGGTCGAGCCCCGTCTTGAACGGCGGCAGGTGAAATCCCTGCGGCGTGTAAAAATAACCGCGGCCGTTGTTGATGAACACCTTCACGGAATCGCCGTCGGCAAAGCGGCCAATCAGCACCAGGTCGGCGGTGCGGTCGTGATTGAGGTCCCGCGCACGCATGGCCACGATCGTGTCGCCCGGCTCTCCCACCCAGCCGGGGCGCTTCAGTTTGGACAACCGCTTGCCTTCGCGGTTTTGCCACACGCGGACCACCGGTGCGCCATTGGAGTTATTTTCCACCACCAGCAGGTCCGGAAACGGGTCGCGGTTGATATATGCAAAATACGCGTGCTGGACCGGTTGTTTCTGCAGACCGGGTAAAAATCCTTCCGTCAGGTCGAGGTACCGCTGACGGCCGGGATCCTTTTTAAACAGCCCCTTGTTCGGACCGCATCCCGCAAGCACCAGGCACAAAGCGAGAACCATGCCATACAAATACAAATATTTCCGGGTCACGGGAATCGGGAGTCTCCCTGGAGGTGATTCAGGTTCAGGATCATCTTGCCATCTCTGCGGTGGCGCGATGGTGTTCCAGCAGATGGTCCGCCAGGCTTCGCTCGGCATGGGTGAGTTCCGCCGTCTCCCACATTCCGTCAAAATGCGTGGTCATACCCGTACGGAATGCGTCTCGCACGGTTTGAAACGCGATGGGATGCCCCGTAATTTCATTGAGTGTGGTGGTGGAAGCCTTCAATTTTTCCAGGGATCCGGTTACAACCCCCGAGTGGCGGTGGAGTAAAAGGGAATGAAACAGGTCGTGATCGGTGGTGATCAGCACCGACCCGTGCTGCAGAAACGCCTGTTGCGTGCGGCGTTGGGCGCTGCCGACCAGTTTCCTTCCATGAACGGTGATTTCACAATGGTTGAGCGACGCAAAGCAGGCGGGCGAACGCTCCCGCCGCGTGGTTCCATACTGCTTTTCCTTGTTGATGTGGGCATCGGCAATGTGAAGTTCACGGAGGCCGCGCAGCAACGCCTGGCTTATGACGGAGAACGTGGCTTTGAGTCCGCCGGAGAACAACGGATGCGTCACCGGACCCACCATGGAATACGTGAGTTCCTCCAGGTGCAACAGGGCACGCCCACCTGTGGGGCGCCGAACCCAGCCAACGTTTTTTTCCCGGCAACGCAGTAGATCGATCTCCGCTTCCAATGGCTGTGAGTATCCAATGGAAAGCGTAGGGTGGTTCCAGCCGTACAGGCGGAGCGTCGGCACAAAAGACGGATCGCTCTCGCAGGAGCGAAGCAGAGCCTCGTCGACGGCCATGTTCCAGGCCCCGTTTTGCTTGTCGTCTTCAATGTACCGCCAACGGTTCACGCCATTCCTCCGGCATTTAATTTTGACTGGTTATTTTTCCTTATTATAGAATCCAAAGAAACCCGTTTTTTATATATAGGTGAAAAACGGCCCAATAACAGGCTCATTTCGCAATTTCATGCTCCTCCAATTTTCATTCAGGCACATAAAAACCGTGTTTTTTGCAGCCATGGTTTTTTCCACCGACGCCTCTTTTGCGTTTGAGAGCCTGAAAGGTCACGCCACCGCCAAAACCACCTGCCAGACGGCGTGCCATCAACCGGAAAACCTCGTGCGCGCCAAACTCGACAAGTTCGACAAAACCGAATGCCGCGCCTGCCACTTAGGCCCCGGGACGGTGGCCAAACAAAATCCATTCAGTACGCAATCTTTGCATATCCAACCTGAGGATGCCATCCCCAACCGCCGGGTGCGATCGTTGCGTGGACCGGTACTGGCGGGCAAAGCCACCGGCAGCGGAGGAAACAAAACCGCATCGTCCGGAAAGTCCATTCCCGGCATGGTGTATGTTCCCGCAGGCGAGTTCATCATGGGCTCCAACGACCGCTGGGACGACGAGTCGCCGGAACACATTGCATTGACCGAAGCGTTTTATATCGACCTGTTTGAAGTGACCAACGGGGATTACCGGGAATTCGTGAAAGCCACCGGCCACGAAGCGCCGTTTCACTGGCCGGACGGCAATCTGCCAAAAGGCAAGGAGAAACACCCTGTCACTTACGTCAACTGGCTCGATGCAGATGCGTACTGCAAATGGAAAGGCAAGCGCCTTCCCACCGAACAGGAGTGGGAAAAGGCCGCGAGGGGTGAAGATGGAAATATCTATCCCTGGGGCAACGTATGGGTGCTCACCAAATCCAACAACCCCTACAAAGGCTCCACCGGTACAGAACCCGTCGGCAGTTATCCCGATGGACGCAGTCCCTACGGCCTGTTCGACATGTCCGGCAATGTTTGGGAATGGGTGGACAGTTACTACCTGCCGCACCCGGGCAACCCAATTCCGAAAGCGGAGTACGGCCGTGAAAAACGCATTCTCAAGGGGGGATCGTGGTTCGACTGCCTGTCTTACGGTTGCGGGTTGAGCGCACCGACCTTCAACCGCGCCTTCTTCAATCCGGAGGTGCGCAACAACAGTTTCGGTTTCCGCTGCGCTCTGTCCGCAAAACCGGAGAAATCCGTACAATCCCAGTCGCCCTGACGGGCGGAATAAGGAACGCACCCATGGGCAACCGATTTCGCGAACGCAACCGGGAATTGCAAGATGCCGGGGAGCGTTACAAAGTTCACTGGTTCCGCAAGGTTCTGGTCTGGCTGCTCATCATTGGCTTCTGGATTCTTTTTTACTGGAGCCGGTCCTGACCCACATCTCCCCTATTTGAGGCGGGATTCGCGCTGGTTGAATTGATGCCGGAGGATGGCAGGGTGCTCGTTCAGCAAATCCAGAGGCGGTTGGGGCGACGGATTCAACTTCAGCATCGTTTTCCCTTTGACATCCAGCAGGACCCGCGTTTCGGGAACGGGTTCGGTTTCCAGCTGTTCCTCTACCTGCTCCGGCGGGAGGGTTTCCGATTGGCCCACCGTCTCCATGACGATTCGGGGCGGCAGCCCCGTGGCCCCCGAATGAAAAAGCACACCCTTTTTATAAGGGGACGCTAATTCCTCAGAAACGTTTCCATATTCAGGCAAATCATCGAGAGGCAACAGGTGCGGTTCCGGGATAGGTAAGGTATTCAGGCGGAATGTCAACCCCTTG
Coding sequences within it:
- a CDS encoding NADH-quinone oxidoreductase subunit N, coding for MTANINLEDMNWIAISPELILMATSFLLLLMGLKKAFNENSYLAKAATAGIVTALLLSCYLWIGAPTVADGADPEMFSRALINDRFSQTFNLIFLVMSLFAIIASFRYPKPDHQNKAEYFSLLLMAVVGMMFLAKSGNLITAFISLEIFSISLYILCGFNAKHGTGREQPGDVDNLPWETVASQESTVKYLLIGAFASAILVYGMALMYAGTGTTEIRLIGKLLQENPYTHNPLVYIGMALMFCGLAFKVSLVPFHSWTPDVYQGAPTPITGFMSVATKAAAFALIARVFYIALPELQEIWMPFLFGVSVITMLVGNIAAIFQDDVKRMLAYSGVAHAGYLLIGIVANSQDGVASIIFYLAVYLFMNVGAFAVVFMVEGEGKGSNSIYRFKGLAKRNPLMAAAMSLFMLSLAGFPPTAGFFGKLYVFVAAIKQDYVLITVLAVLASMIAVYFYLRIIVMMYFHESEPETEVVSNRGMTALVTVSSAAILVMGIFPSTFMQLALSAIPSIPH
- a CDS encoding tetratricopeptide repeat protein → MNRFLTVCVVLLAIAASACNDSHTQYQRRIAEYASRLQTDPQDADAHFQLGIAYLSMGNWKAGASHLKDTIRLNKNHTQALRDLGWALYQMGDLAAAEKWLRQSYRLNAKDPKTVANLGAVLIARERYSAAVAVLDNSVPGGDPAHFQIHNNLAIAYRHLGEKTKAANQLRIASRLAPNVARVHSNLGALYEALNMDEDAFQKYNLALRLDPEEPIAHYNLGAYYARRGNKLLALGHMHEAQRLNPSDATIRIGLGRAFADLRKYDKALEHYEASLRYRPGNADTYLEMAELYHLNQQAEKAVESYELAISLDPDRPQAYYKLALLYDQLEVGKSALLYMAVAEKEYLQQDKRKEADTSRQNLRVFARKYQYGDRALKRLLKRHDLNRNPVNARG
- the dtd gene encoding D-aminoacyl-tRNA deacylase gives rise to the protein MKLVVQRVLASAVSVDGFEIARIGSGLMILFGAEKGDTDAAVEWLVEKAANLRIFQDEVGKMNRSCVDIQGEVLVVSQFTLAGDCSRGRRPGFDNAAPPEEAKRLYRLFVDRFMTTGLSVQEGRFAADMKVEIHNDGPVTFILER
- a CDS encoding tellurite resistance TerB family protein — its product is MATVKNMTLLKTLAAIAWADGEMSESEKNILKRFYRKFHLTDKEMNSLKPYLLSPVSKEEQDRLLVKLSHEFGSGQERERVVKVMEEMASADKKLKDEERELLVTFAKHLKKSSITKRTVGKIRNFFESTIFQPAYEKNPELHQYFRNQILKSIELKSNGSLKKGRIPDDDLYFICLLGTLLASVAHVDEDFREEEKKALKAELKKRFEFTPKELDLLLVVVSEQAERGYDFDEVTREFNKLYSYNDRVATVDCFFAVAAADGTISHEESEEIRRITKALRIPHSAFKASKVRALDQLRGR
- a CDS encoding FG-GAP repeat domain-containing protein, which encodes MTRKYLYLYGMVLALCLVLAGCGPNKGLFKKDPGRQRYLDLTEGFLPGLQKQPVQHAYFAYINRDPFPDLLVVENNSNGAPVVRVWQNREGKRLSKLKRPGWVGEPGDTIVAMRARDLNHDRTADLVLIGRFADGDSVKVFINNGRGYFYTPQGFHLPPFKTGLDRVDLVDVDQDGNVDLFFTGHHVLNRGEPDPHQVQFLLNNGRAQFRDATQLLMPPLPAGIRGTSFADYDGDRVIDIFLVYDTGRNRLLLNNGLGQFTDRTSELVPFLRSKSNFADWADFDMDGDNDLLVVNEEIDPRSRSYENEYSYVLVNNGHGYFRKGPLRAFPGYPSRAVYLLDANADSIPDIIILSREGIHYQRGLGKWRFLSEGAKRLPANLHFKELTFADVNNDGHLDIFGIVRENGRGHLWINSFK
- a CDS encoding lipoate--protein ligase family protein translates to MNRWRYIEDDKQNGAWNMAVDEALLRSCESDPSFVPTLRLYGWNHPTLSIGYSQPLEAEIDLLRCREKNVGWVRRPTGGRALLHLEELTYSMVGPVTHPLFSGGLKATFSVISQALLRGLRELHIADAHINKEKQYGTTRRERSPACFASLNHCEITVHGRKLVGSAQRRTQQAFLQHGSVLITTDHDLFHSLLLHRHSGVVTGSLEKLKASTTTLNEITGHPIAFQTVRDAFRTGMTTHFDGMWETAELTHAERSLADHLLEHHRATAEMAR
- a CDS encoding formylglycine-generating enzyme family protein, which gives rise to MVFSTDASFAFESLKGHATAKTTCQTACHQPENLVRAKLDKFDKTECRACHLGPGTVAKQNPFSTQSLHIQPEDAIPNRRVRSLRGPVLAGKATGSGGNKTASSGKSIPGMVYVPAGEFIMGSNDRWDDESPEHIALTEAFYIDLFEVTNGDYREFVKATGHEAPFHWPDGNLPKGKEKHPVTYVNWLDADAYCKWKGKRLPTEQEWEKAARGEDGNIYPWGNVWVLTKSNNPYKGSTGTEPVGSYPDGRSPYGLFDMSGNVWEWVDSYYLPHPGNPIPKAEYGREKRILKGGSWFDCLSYGCGLSAPTFNRAFFNPEVRNNSFGFRCALSAKPEKSVQSQSP